In the genome of Lathyrus oleraceus cultivar Zhongwan6 chromosome 4, CAAS_Psat_ZW6_1.0, whole genome shotgun sequence, the window ttttgtttattcctgtttaacttgtcagaagtcgaagattgagcatcagaagccgtctgggctaatgcaaccgttggctattccagagtggaagtgggatagtatcagtatggattttgtttctggtttgccgaggacaaataagaattttgaggctatttgggtgattgttgatagattgacgaagtcggctcatttcattccgatcagaatggattatccgttagagaggctagccgagttgtatattgagaagattgtaagtttgcatggtattccgtcgagtattgtttcggacagagatcctagatttacatcaaagttctgggaaggtttgcagagggctttgggaactaagctgaggttgagttctgcatatcatccgcagactgatggtcagactgagaggacgattcagtcattagaagatcttttgagagcttgtgttttggaaaagggaggtgcttgggattgttatttacctttgattgagtttacctacaacaatagttttcattcgagtattggtatggcaccgtttgaagctttgtatggtaggagatgtcggacacctttatgttggtatgagtccggtgagagtgctgtggttggaccggagattgttcaacaaactacggaaaagattaagatgattcaggataagatgagaattgctcagagtcgtcagaagagttatcatgataaaaggaggaagtcacttgagttccaagagggagatcatgtgtttcttcgtgttactcagataaccggtgttggtcgagctttgaagtcgaagaagttgacacctcgatttattggtccttatcagattttggagaggataggagaagtagcctatcgtatcgctttaccgccgtcgcttgcgaatttgcatgatgtttttcatgtgtctcagttgaggagatacattcatgatccgtcgcatgttgtccaagtagatgatgtacaggtgagagataacctgactgttgaaacatcacctatgaggattgaggatcgagagttgaagcagttgcggggtaaagagattgccttggtgaaggtagcttggggaggaccagcaggtggcaatgtgacttgggaacttgagagtcagatgaaggagtcttatcctgagttattcgattgaggtatgttttcgaggacgaaaactcttttagtgggggagagttgtaacaccccaatcaaactaagctaattatttaatttaaattaatattttatttattaatttaattgaataattggaatttttggattattattattttattattattttggaataataattattggaataatattataggagtatataagttggaataataaaaagtcccaatttttggaaaaaagatttcacgtgaaaagggaaaagaggcagaaagggcaaaaagcaaaagaacgaaggttgaaggaagggaaagcttggagctcagagactgccggatttactcaggtaaggggggtttatcgtcgattaatgggtattttgggataatatgtcatgggtagtgataagccgttaatttgaccctaattgggatttgtaaatgttgaaatgatgttggatgaactgtgctgaaagttgaaattaaatcggtatttgtgtgagtaatgattttccgatcgtatagctttttacggaatcggaatcggaggtccggaagtcctccaacggcggaattctgcattctgccgtgtgttagcgcaggaattgttgtttggtctgcgttaaccggttaacccagggtgttaaccggttaacattgtattgaaatgtgaaaatattgagttttgcctgcgttaaccggttaacccagggcgttaaccggttaacactgttgcgtgttgccagaaagtgagttttgcctgcgttaaccagttaacccagggcgttaaccggttaacactgttgcagaagtgaaaaattgttgttttaattgttgtgtacctaattgagggttggcctatgttgcctatggtgtaatagggataaattcccgctgttttgagcagtatgtgcaatattgaaatgtactaatattgtggttgttgtttggcataatctgacatgcttatgtgatgaaatattgctgatgtataatgatgtatatgatgcggtgaatgtatatatattatgcatgatgttgtgaatgtatgcagTTGTGAATAGACTATTCGATGGCGTAGAGTGCGAGCATGTGTCTgttcttgagttgttgttgatgttgtattgctaggtgattagcatgcgtagtttagcctttggggctgtagctgattcccatggtgaggaattagtgagttgtgaattgttgttgaggtttgcatactagatgattagtgtgcatagtctagcctttgggctgtagctaattcccatggtgaggaattagtgagtgaggcattagatctcaatgagtgggactagtgagcttagtagccgtatctggatttgatcggtgagcttgaactatatgttcgagaagagtcggtaccgcatttcatggagtctcattgcataatgaatgcatggcatagcctgtggggctgtagctaattcccattgtgaggaattagtgagtaaatcgttgtgttgtgttgttggtgttgaatatggtttgaggattatacatatgatatatattattgttgaatatgatgtttggacggatattgccgttgctgaatgcgtagtctggttagggtgaattgatgtgttatttacttagcattacatgttgttctataatgcttattatattgattgaggaactcacccttacaacctatttttcaggtaacgagaaatgagttgaatagaagctaACGCTTGGAGTCTATAGTAGTGTCctatgggtcatgctctggtagatgtaacatcgggagggaaccttttcATTGTATTGTTGGAAATTGTTGAATTAGTTTACATGTATGGTGTTACATGTCTCATGCTGATGTTGAATTCTattccgctgcgtattatgcaactgttttatttgataaataaatgagcatgacaggatgttttgataaatgttgtgaaatgattgtgtgacacccttcggggcataattactctgattgataggttattattttaaattaaatattttggggtatttagaagggtgttacaaccTCCACGCCAAGAAAGTATTTTAAACTCCCTAAACCAAGAGTTGTACTCCATGAGTCATCAAGTTGAAGAGAGAGAGTAATCAGAACATGATTGCTAGAATCCAAATTTCAACAAAGCAGCGGATAGTTTAGCAAACCAACATGGAGGGgcttgcttcaacccatataGAGATGTGCACAACTTGCAAACTAATCCCGGTGAGGACATGTGAAAGCTTGGAGGTAATTTCATGTATAGATCTTCCTGATGATCGCCATGGAGGAACACATTGTGAACACCCATTTAATGAATTTCCCACTGCTTCGCGGCTGCCACAGCAAGAACAAGACGAACATTGACCATTTTGACAACAGGAGCGAATGTCTCACTATAGTAGATTCCTTCTACTTGATGATTCTCAAGAATGACCGGTCTTACCTTGTATCTTTCAATGGTGTCGTCTGAGTTATATTTAATTTTGTACACCCACTTGCAACCGAGAGGTTTCTTCCCAACCGGCAAAGGTTGTAAAATCCAGGTGCAATTTTCTTCCCAAGCTTGAAGCTCTTGCTGCATAGAGAATCTCCATTTACTGTCTTGTACGACTTCAGAAAAATGAACGGGCTCGTGTTCAACTGTAACAGCAACTATGAACCTGCAATGTTTTTGAGAAAAAATTGCATAATTTATGTAATGAGTTAGCCGCTAAGGTGCACCTGAAATATGCTACGAAGAGGGTGAAATGGGAGATGCGCTTAATCTCTGCGTAGTATGAGTCACACGAGCACACAGTCTAACTGAAAGCATCTTGATACAGTGACCTCTTCCCAAATCTTCCACAATCTCTGTTAATTGATTCCAAAACTATAAGGTTAAGATGAGAATTGGTAGATTCATCCATTGGAACCCGATATTGGGCCAGTTTGTTTTATCTttaaaaaatggattttttctttgtattttttaaaatggatttgataaaattatttttcaaaatattacaagtttttctaaatttattgTTTATAAAGTAAATGATTGAATTGTTCATtgtataacataaatatacattattgaagatcaaaacatagtcaaaatcacaatttaaaaaaaatgtatctcaaaaatgatttttagaaaaagctatttgaaatagcttcaaaattaagtgattttttgaaattttgataatcaaaaaaagtttcgataaaatgataaaatacctaaaataacattttaagaataactattcaaacaaaaaatttttttgaagcttttatgaaaattttctttgtaaattttttttacactaaaatatataacactataaaaatcattaTTCTTTTGAAGCCTTTTTGTTATGACTTATACCAATCTACCTACTTGATTCGCTTGACCTAACTTGACTGTTCGCCTCACCATCATCATAAAAAAAATGGTTCATCATAAAAAAAATAATGGTTCCTCCACGGATGCATTATTCTCCTTTTCGTTTGTATTAGCATAAGTAAATTCAGACTCAGAGAATTTAACATCAGGTGATACAAAATAACATTGAGTGTCTAAATCAAACAATTTCTACATCTTTTTACCACAAGGATATCCaacaaaaatacattttctggtTCGACTAGCAAATTTATCACTTATTTTTCCTAAGTTGTGAGCATAACATAAGCAACCGAAAACCTTAAAATGATCATACGAGGGGCCCTGTCCATACAACATTTCACATGGTGTTTTTCCTTGCAACACTGGTCTAGGTGTGCAGTTAATTAAGTACCCAGTAGTTAAGACACACTCTCCCCAAAAAGAGATAGGGAGGTTACCTTGAATTCGTAGGGCGCGAACAATATTAAGGATATGTCAGTTTTTCCTTTCTACCCGTCTATTCTATTGTGGTGTTCCTGAACAAGAGGTTTGGAAGACGATTCCATGCTCACGAAAATAATTTTTCAAACATATGAGTTCAGTTCCATTATCACAACACATCATTTTAACCGCTTATCAAATTGTCTTTCAAccaaagaaaaaaattatttcaatGCCAGTGACACTTTCCTTTTATCGATCAATAGATAAATCCATATGGCACGAGAAAAATCATCCATATTGTCAAAAATTATGATGCGCCACAAGAAGAGGGAGTTCAATAAGGCCCCTATAAATCACAGTGTATCAAATCAAAACTACTAACAGTATTATAAGTGTTTAATGGAAAAACATCTCTAGTTCGCTTAGCTCGAAAACATACATCACAAGCTTTATTTTCCAACTCACTTGTCTTATTCACTCGATTAGAAGCTAAATGAGTGATCTTTAAAGAAGGATGTCCCATGTGTTGATGCCACAAATTAAGATGACATATTCCACTAGTCTTATGTGTCTTTTCATGTCGAATACCTTTGAAGAAATACAACCCATCTATTTGCTCACATGCTCCGATCAACATCTTTGAAGTGTGGTCCTGAATTACACATAAGGTATCAGTGAAATGAACAACACATTTTATCTCAACAGTCAGCTGAGGAATAGATATCAAATTACAGCTAAATTTTGACACATAAACCACATtgttgttgaattgtaattctttatgtcgaagcaggttgctcgacagaagcaaggaagtgtcgaaccacctaatgtgttgagttgtgttagtgtgtcgaagtgtcgaagcataTTGCTTCAtacaggatttcgacttaggcctattttagtagtgttaactattttggatttttataattttgggctttagcttgaggtccaagttaacctaaatctataaatagggagtaacccttattcttgtaatgaagtgaatacAATATTCATAACCTTGTAATTCACATTATTttacagttgcaaagtgaataagaagttttccacagtttgtgggcagagagaaactctgcagtatttttaattcttcttctccttcatcgttctttacactctttctttctccattattcttttcttttcattgctattttatgggtaataacaatcttgttcatcaa includes:
- the LOC127137370 gene encoding uncharacterized mitochondrial protein AtMg00820-like; protein product: MDESTNSHLNLIVLESINRDCGRFGKRSLFIVAVTVEHEPVHFSEVVQDSKWRFSMQQELQAWEENCTWILQPLPVGKKPLGCKWVYKIKYNSDDTIERYKVRPVILENHQVEGIYYSETFAPVVKMVNVRLVLAVAAAKQWEIH